The DNA segment TCAGTTAATCCCAGGGCGCTGGGGCGAAAGTAAATAGCAAATAGGGAAATACGCTGCCATCCTTGACGACGATTAGCTGGGTTATCTTCAATGACTTGTCGTGCGTTATCCCTGGCGTGAAATAGTAAGGGGTACGGTTCTAATTCCAAGATGGCGGGTGGTTCTGCTGGCACAGAAAGAACCGCATCGGTAACAAGTAGAGTATGCGATCGCCTATGTAAAAATGCTACCTCAACAAAAGAACCTCGTCCCAGATTAATATCCAATACTGCATAATCAAACTCATCCGCAAAAGGCGTTTGACTAGAGTCTTCTGGTAGTACTTGAGTCCGGTTTTGAGGAAATCCCAGCCAACTCAGTGGTAAGTTAAATGGGAAACTCCACTGATGGGGGGCAACAAATACCTGTGCTTGGGGAAACTTGCGAGCGAAGGGGCCGACAAATATTTTATGTTCTAGACCAGAACTGGTAGGTAGAATTATGTACTTAACTTCACCATGTTGGGCAACTAACTCATTAACCAGTCGGACACATTCCTTAGTTGGGGCGACTGGTGCATAAATTAGCAAACCACCTGCATTTAGCTTGATTACAGTCATCCTAATCGGCACTACGGTGTAGAGAATGCCTTGAACTTGGTCAAATGTCCAAATAGTATCTTTAACTACTTCCCGGCAAAGTGTGCGCCTTCTACCGTAGGGATAAAGCGGTAAAGTAGGCCAAAACGGCCATGACCAATCTTGGGAATTATTTTTGTGGGACTGTACTTGTGGATTCATCTTTTAGTCAATAGTCAGTAGTCAGTGGTCAATAGTCAGTGGTTTTCTTCTCCCCTGCTTCCCCTGCACCCCCTGCGTCTTCTATTCCTCCAGTCTCTCTTATGGAGCGTTGATCCATATAATGAAGAAAAGTTAATTTGTACTTAAAAAAGTAAATATGAGTCAGACTGCTTTAAATCTAGTTGCAATCTCTGTTTTTCTCATAACTATGTCGGCTTTATTGGGGCCGTTAATTAACTTGTCACCGGCAATCCCCGCGATCGCTACCTTCACAATTTTAGGTATAGCAACTTTTGATAGTTTTAGCTTGCAAGGCAAAGGCGGGACTATCCTCTTGGATTGGATTGCGGGGTTTTCACCACAACACCGCGATCGCATTATTCACCACGAGGCTGGACACTTTTTGGTGGCATACCTCTTGGGTGTTCCTGTTACTGGTTACACTCTCAGCGCTTGGGAAGCGTGGAGGCAAGGGCTACCTGGCCAAGGTGGTGTTACTTTTGATGATGTTGAATTAATGTCTCAAGTACAACAAGGTAAAATCAGCAATCAGGTATTGGAACGCTACTGCACTATTTGTATGGCAGGAATCGCTGCGGAAACTTTGGTTTTTGAGCGTGCTGAAGGTGGAATTGATGATAAAAGCAAATTAGCAACTATCTTTAAAGTTTTGGGTTTTTCTGAGTCAGTTTGTCAACAAAAACAACGCTTTCATGTCCTCCAAGCCAAAACTTTACTACAGAATAACTGGGCGAGTTACGAAGCTTTAGTCCAAGCCATACGTCAAAAATCAGCGATCGCCGATTGTCAAACAGCGATCGCTAATGCTCCAGTGGAGACTTGAAGAAAGGCAAATACAAGCAGACAGAACCGAGTGATCAAACCTACTTAATTATCGACAGTAAAATTTCTCCTACCCATGATCTTTTATAGAAGAAGTAATTTCTTGTATATCTCCTATGTGCATTCTTTCATGCTCAATCCAAATTGAACTCCTTAACTGGTGATAACAACAATCCATGAAATAGCTGAACCAAGTTACAATCCCTAAGAATTTTAAGCCTTCTTCAATTGTGTAATGTAAGAACATACTTTCTGGTGTAGCGATATCAACGATAGTTGATATTGCAAAGAACAAAAGAGCTAAAAGTAAAATCTTGTAATTAGTTATTTTAAAGATAGACTTAAAACGGTATAAATACATACCCATTAAAATGGCATAAATAATAAAAAATACTGTCTCAAAGAAATTTTGAACTCTTCTAGGATTTTCCCAAGCCTGCAAATCTACAAAGGGATGAAAATAATATTCGTGAATCTGAAATAAGTCATCAAGAAGGATGAACAAAGTCAGAAATCCGGAGAATAAGAGGAAATCTGACCATTTTTTTGACCTCACAAGCTTATTTTTACTTAAAAAGCTAGCAGTAAATATAGAAATTGCTGCCGATGCACACCAAAAAAGTATGCCTAACATAGAAATCATGCCGGCGTAGGGAGGTAGCTTGCCAATTTCGTTGGGATCTGCAACCAATGTATAAAAGGGAATGCCATTTAGCTTAAATACAATCTGCATGAAGAGAAGAAAAACAGTCGCAGGTAAGACTACTGTGATTATCAGCGATCGCATATTTTTAAATAATCCTAAATTTACCGTGTCCGATTGTTTTGCCATCAAAAAATTACTCCTTTTGATAGATACGAATTTGATAATTTAGATAGATGAAGTTTGTTTTAGTGGTCAGGTGTTAGTGGTTGGTGAGATGTAAAAACCACGCAAAAGGAAGGTGTCAAAGCAGATCCAAAAAAAATTGACAGATGAAAGGCGATCGCCTAATAAACTCTTTTTTTTAGATTCGTTTACCTAGAGTATAGAAAAGGTGGACGTACAATATTTAGGTTAACTCTAGATTAACCAATGAATAACAAAATTTTAAAAAAATGTTCTAAATTTTACTAAATGCTGTTATTTCGTCAGTGGAGTTAATCACATGAGAAAGAATCAGGGTTTTGCTATATAGATGTGTAAATCTTCAAAACCCTTACAACTAATTCAATTGCAGCGTCTCCTAGCTGAGGAATTATACAAATGAATTGTTAGAGATTTACATCCGTTTGAGATGAAGCTTTTAGAGTCTTCTATACGTGAATAATTGCTGCTTTAACAAAAACGGTTACAGACTTATTTATACGCTTACTAATTCATGTAGTCTTAACAAGATGAAGCGAATAAAAAGTACTACTTGTTGACATTGACAGCCAACTAATTTACGCTACAGCTTCACATATCATCAGTGCGTTTTTTAAACGTAGCGGTAGGCAGAACACTATCAAGAAACGGCTTCTAGAGATGAAAATTTAGATAATTGATGCTCCCCGATAACTTGGTTACGTCCAGATGCTTTAGCTGCTAGTAGGCATTGATCAGCGCGATGTAACAGGCTATTTCCCTGTTCATCATCATCTGTTTCCAGACAGGCTACACCCAAGCTAATAGTGACACTAATCATGAGTTTACTATTGATACTAAACTGCTGTTCACCTACTATCCGATTGAGGCGATCCGCCACGATCATTGCCTCTTCACCAGTGGTATTAGCCAGAATAACGACAAACTCCTCACCACCATAACGGAACGGCGTATCTTGAGAGCGTAAATTATGGCGTAGCCGAGTACACAACGACTGCAACAGGCGATCGCCAATTAAGTGTCCATACTGATCATTGACTTTCTTAAAATAATCCACATCTAGAATCACCAAACTCAAAGGAAGATTTTGACTACGAGCTTTGGTAATCTGTCTGGGTAAATCCCATTCCAACGCGCGGCGATTGTTCAATTCTGTCAAAGAATCAGCTAAGGCGATCGCTGATAAGATATGGTTTTTTTGCAGCAAATCGCGGTACTTCTGCGCTTTACGCAAACCAACTGTGAATTGACCTAACATCAGATTGTGAGTTGCCATTACTTCCGTCGGCAGTTGCCAAATATAAGCATCTGCACCTTGGTGAAGTGCTGTGGCAGTCATCTCAAACTCCCATTCCCAGCCGTTTTGACTTCGCTGTGCTAGTTGTTGAGGACGGTCTTCCACG comes from the Nostoc sp. PCC 7120 = FACHB-418 genome and includes:
- a CDS encoding DUF4336 domain-containing protein, which produces MNPQVQSHKNNSQDWSWPFWPTLPLYPYGRRRTLCREVVKDTIWTFDQVQGILYTVVPIRMTVIKLNAGGLLIYAPVAPTKECVRLVNELVAQHGEVKYIILPTSSGLEHKIFVGPFARKFPQAQVFVAPHQWSFPFNLPLSWLGFPQNRTQVLPEDSSQTPFADEFDYAVLDINLGRGSFVEVAFLHRRSHTLLVTDAVLSVPAEPPAILELEPYPLLFHARDNARQVIEDNPANRRQGWQRISLFAIYFRPSALGLTEWGQMWRDALKAPDHSAKAYFGFFPFRWQENWQQSFAALSANGRPFVAPILQVLILPQAPKKVLNWADTIAQWNFQQIISCHFDSPFITSPAQFRQAFTFLEKNSVDSDNQALLVEDLQFIKELEANLLKQGIATPPREKV
- a CDS encoding GGDEF domain-containing protein, translating into MTMTILVFGSYDFLTKLPDQIHKRATDKLVVITDFHQAASQIQTASPDVIFVQASLKGSLELCSWLKEQTQLSYIHCILVEDRPQQLAQRSQNGWEWEFEMTATALHQGADAYIWQLPTEVMATHNLMLGQFTVGLRKAQKYRDLLQKNHILSAIALADSLTELNNRRALEWDLPRQITKARSQNLPLSLVILDVDYFKKVNDQYGHLIGDRLLQSLCTRLRHNLRSQDTPFRYGGEEFVVILANTTGEEAMIVADRLNRIVGEQQFSINSKLMISVTISLGVACLETDDDEQGNSLLHRADQCLLAAKASGRNQVIGEHQLSKFSSLEAVS